In Leptolyngbya sp. SIO1E4, one DNA window encodes the following:
- a CDS encoding ABC-F family ATP-binding cassette domain-containing protein has protein sequence MSTQRQPYLIAENLSYKLESTQTLFQGIHLSLKPHDRIALVGDNGVGKSTLLKILVGQIRPAQGSVTCNGSTYYLPQISTIRAAIQSESVLDFLSAISNEWWEIEQRLETTFNTTLDLSLPLQTLSGGELTQLFLAVGLSQSPDLLLLDEPTNHLDYLALETLSQVLCQFQGAFVIVAHKPFFLDQVAKTIWELTPAGLQVYGGNFSDYRAQKQLEAAAKARAHEAARKVFKRTKAAALSEQKRAHQSSRNGRQKALNGGMPRILAGNLKRKSEAVAGKLKVKHDKAIAAASQKVTDTKVRTHKITSIQLEEHSQKHRNLIEVNHANLWVEDRLLLKDIELRVSSCDRIAISGINGSGKSCLVKAILGLESTPALLQGGDVQLADMRTVYLDQSYELIDRSQTVLQNLQRANPALNYQVLRQQLGHFLFFNDDVDKVASVLSGGELVRLAIAMITISEIDLLILDEPINNLDMTTVDQMVEALNDYQSALWVISHDLDFLSRINITRSFQLKHQTLRPTVYLPNEQLRYHSHLLEE, from the coding sequence ATGTCTACCCAGCGACAGCCCTACTTAATTGCTGAGAATTTAAGCTACAAACTAGAGTCTACGCAGACTTTATTTCAAGGAATTCATCTCAGCCTGAAACCCCACGATCGGATTGCTTTAGTGGGCGATAATGGAGTCGGCAAGTCGACACTGCTTAAGATTTTAGTGGGGCAGATACGGCCTGCTCAAGGGTCAGTAACCTGTAACGGTTCAACATACTATCTGCCGCAAATCAGCACGATTCGGGCAGCGATTCAGTCAGAGTCTGTTCTCGATTTTCTCAGTGCTATTTCTAACGAGTGGTGGGAGATTGAGCAAAGGCTTGAAACCACATTCAACACAACGTTGGATTTATCGTTGCCTCTGCAAACTCTCAGCGGTGGTGAGTTGACTCAGCTATTTCTGGCTGTTGGCTTATCCCAATCGCCCGATCTCTTATTGCTGGATGAGCCCACAAATCACCTGGACTATCTGGCCCTAGAAACTCTGAGTCAGGTGCTTTGCCAGTTTCAGGGGGCGTTTGTGATTGTTGCACACAAACCATTCTTTCTAGATCAAGTTGCTAAAACGATTTGGGAACTCACCCCTGCAGGGTTACAGGTGTATGGAGGTAACTTCTCAGACTACCGGGCGCAAAAACAACTCGAAGCGGCCGCCAAAGCAAGAGCTCACGAAGCCGCGCGAAAGGTCTTTAAACGTACGAAAGCAGCTGCTTTAAGCGAGCAAAAACGGGCACACCAGTCATCTCGAAATGGGCGGCAGAAAGCTCTCAATGGGGGCATGCCTCGCATTCTGGCTGGGAATTTAAAGCGCAAATCTGAGGCCGTGGCGGGGAAATTGAAAGTTAAACATGACAAAGCGATCGCTGCGGCCTCGCAAAAAGTCACCGATACAAAAGTCAGAACCCATAAGATCACCAGCATTCAGCTAGAGGAGCACAGCCAAAAACATCGAAATTTAATTGAAGTCAATCATGCCAATCTTTGGGTCGAAGACCGATTATTGCTCAAAGATATTGAGCTTCGGGTTTCGAGTTGCGATCGCATTGCTATTTCAGGAATTAACGGGTCGGGTAAATCTTGCCTGGTCAAGGCAATTTTAGGGCTGGAGTCTACGCCCGCCTTGTTGCAAGGGGGGGATGTTCAACTGGCAGATATGCGGACGGTTTATCTAGATCAAAGCTATGAGCTGATTGATCGTAGCCAAACGGTGCTGCAAAACCTGCAGCGGGCAAATCCTGCCCTCAACTATCAGGTATTAAGACAACAGCTGGGTCATTTTCTATTTTTTAATGACGATGTTGATAAGGTGGCGTCTGTCTTGAGCGGTGGAGAGTTGGTGCGATTAGCGATCGCAATGATTACGATTTCAGAAATCGATCTGTTGATTCTAGATGAACCCATTAACAATTTAGACATGACAACCGTCGATCAAATGGTGGAAGCCCTAAACGACTATCAAAGTGCCCTGTGGGTTATCTCCCATGATCTGGATTTCCTGAGTCGAATCAACATCACACGCTCATTTCAGCT
- a CDS encoding intradiol ring-cleavage dioxygenase, giving the protein MAPPMLASFVLVTCRQGGPRQALNAASQPSQAQRLPPTPACDDGGSTPSQTAGPFYTPNSPERTSLLEPGITGTRIIVTGQVLSSNCTPIANARVDFWHANDRGEYDNSGYTLRGHQFTDAEGRYSLETIVPGVYPGRTRHFHVRVRDSDKTGLTTQLYFPEEPLNQDDFLFQPELLMSVREGAEGKQATFNFVLETEAA; this is encoded by the coding sequence GTGTTGGTGACGTGTCGCCAAGGGGGTCCTCGTCAGGCTCTGAATGCTGCGAGTCAACCCTCTCAAGCCCAAAGATTGCCGCCCACCCCCGCCTGTGATGATGGCGGTTCGACCCCGTCTCAAACAGCAGGACCTTTTTACACCCCAAATTCACCAGAGCGCACCTCTTTGCTAGAGCCTGGCATTACAGGAACCCGCATTATTGTGACCGGCCAGGTGCTGTCATCAAACTGCACACCCATTGCAAATGCCCGGGTAGATTTTTGGCACGCCAATGATCGAGGTGAGTATGACAACAGCGGCTACACCTTGCGAGGTCACCAGTTTACAGATGCAGAAGGTCGCTACAGCCTGGAAACGATCGTGCCAGGTGTCTACCCCGGTCGCACCCGCCATTTTCATGTCAGAGTGCGAGACTCTGATAAAACTGGCCTCACGACGCAGCTCTATTTCCCCGAAGAACCCTTGAACCAAGACGATTTCTTGTTTCAGCCAGAGTTACTGATGTCAGTTCGCGAGGGGGCTGAAGGCAAACAGGCGACCTTTAACTTCGTTCTGGAAACTGAAGCAGCGTGA
- a CDS encoding ABC transporter substrate-binding protein, with protein sequence MRNRGFFRQRFRRVFLALFALTLALVLANCGGSSPEGAGDAPSADEAAAPAETGALVFGSGGQPVNLTPGNVTDGNSLYVQQQIYNYLIEDEAGTTDLIPALATEWSASEDGLTWTFLLREGVKFHDGTDFNADAVVFNVNRWWDPDFEYGYRAEGNLYEIWTDLFGGFKGDEASTLVDVRAVDDLTVEFELAEPFAAFPAAVSSAYFGIGSPTAMQEAGANYGTPSGVAVGTGPFMFEEWRSGDRITLSKFDDYWKEGLPNSEQLVISFVEDPAARLAQLRAGTLDFTVDLTPDQLPEIESDPNLEAVFRPSFNVGYLALNPSYEPLASVEVRQAIAQAINKADIVEAFWGDLGVTDGHFVPPSLENYTSDEVSDYAYDPEAAQAAIAAAGYPDGFALDLWYMPVSRPYFPNPKPIAEAFSAELSQIGIRVNLQTKDWGAYLEDRNTAPGFQSFMLGWTGDYGDPDNFLYAHFGPGATQDLGDYQNPELFDLLNQARVASEQSEREALYQQIDTLLFEEALRIPIVHSQPLLAKRTGVEGWVPSPLANEDFTEVEKM encoded by the coding sequence ATGCGCAACCGAGGGTTTTTCCGGCAGCGGTTTCGACGAGTTTTTTTAGCCTTATTTGCGCTGACCTTAGCGTTGGTTCTCGCTAACTGCGGCGGTTCTTCCCCAGAGGGAGCGGGCGATGCGCCTTCCGCCGATGAGGCAGCAGCTCCGGCAGAAACAGGAGCGTTGGTGTTTGGCTCAGGGGGTCAGCCGGTTAACCTCACGCCAGGCAACGTGACCGATGGCAACTCTCTCTATGTGCAGCAGCAAATTTACAACTACCTGATTGAGGATGAAGCCGGCACAACCGATCTCATCCCTGCCTTAGCCACTGAGTGGAGCGCCTCTGAAGATGGTTTGACGTGGACGTTTCTGCTGCGCGAAGGGGTCAAGTTTCACGACGGCACCGACTTTAACGCCGACGCGGTTGTGTTTAATGTCAACCGCTGGTGGGATCCAGACTTTGAATATGGTTACCGGGCCGAGGGCAATCTCTATGAGATTTGGACTGATCTTTTTGGCGGCTTCAAAGGCGATGAGGCCTCTACTCTGGTTGATGTGCGAGCAGTGGATGATCTGACCGTAGAGTTTGAATTGGCAGAACCGTTTGCAGCCTTTCCGGCGGCAGTTTCATCGGCCTACTTTGGCATCGGCAGCCCCACGGCCATGCAAGAAGCTGGCGCAAACTATGGGACGCCGTCTGGAGTAGCAGTGGGGACTGGCCCCTTTATGTTTGAAGAGTGGCGCAGTGGCGATCGCATCACCCTCTCTAAGTTTGATGACTATTGGAAAGAAGGGTTGCCCAACAGCGAGCAGTTGGTGATTAGTTTTGTGGAAGACCCCGCGGCTCGCCTCGCACAGCTACGGGCCGGAACGCTGGACTTCACGGTGGATCTCACCCCGGATCAGCTGCCTGAAATTGAGTCGGATCCAAACCTAGAAGCTGTTTTCCGACCCTCGTTTAATGTAGGGTATTTGGCCCTCAACCCCAGCTATGAGCCTCTGGCTTCGGTAGAAGTGCGCCAGGCCATTGCCCAAGCAATTAATAAAGCCGACATTGTCGAGGCTTTTTGGGGAGATTTGGGGGTAACCGACGGTCACTTTGTGCCCCCCTCTCTGGAAAACTACACCAGCGATGAGGTGAGTGACTATGCGTACGATCCGGAAGCAGCCCAAGCCGCGATCGCAGCGGCAGGCTACCCAGATGGCTTTGCCCTAGACCTGTGGTACATGCCGGTAAGTCGCCCTTATTTCCCCAACCCGAAGCCCATTGCAGAGGCCTTTTCTGCTGAACTCAGCCAAATTGGGATTCGGGTCAATTTGCAAACGAAAGACTGGGGCGCCTATTTAGAAGATCGCAACACCGCCCCCGGATTCCAGTCCTTCATGCTGGGCTGGACAGGGGACTACGGAGATCCCGACAACTTCCTCTATGCTCACTTTGGCCCGGGTGCCACTCAAGATTTGGGAGATTACCAAAATCCTGAGCTGTTTGACCTGTTGAACCAGGCGCGGGTTGCCAGTGAGCAGAGTGAGCGAGAGGCGCTCTACCAACAGATCGATACGCTGCTGTTTGAAGAAGCGCTGCGGATTCCGATTGTGCATTCTCAGCCCCTGCTGGCCAAACGAACCGGGGTTGAAGGGTGGGTACCCAGCCCGCTGGCGAACGAAGACTTTACTGAAGTTGAGAAGATGTAA
- a CDS encoding ABC transporter ATP-binding protein, with the protein MPFPILDVRNLSVTFPTKSGPVRAVKAVSFALASGETLGLVGESGSGKSVTSLALIGLLGQGVELSGEIWFRDPNHPDADPVDLLTLSREARRQYRGKLISMIFQEPLTSLNPVYTCGDQLVEALRLHQELTAKAARAKAIELFEEVKLPHPQEILGRYPHQLSGGQQQRVMIAIALAGNPAVLIADEPTTALDVTIQATILDLLRDLQVARGTATVFITHDMGVVSEIADRVAVMYKGDLVEIAPVYDLFANPQHPYTQGLLNCRPRPQQQLRRLPTVSDFMETRSAENGQAVQVVAKVRTAAEKAELLAEVSPQEIEQHRQGLLQHPPLLQVQNLIKAFPMRQGFFGARTELRAVDTVSFDVYPGETLGLVGESGCGKSTLSRCLLRLIEPTSGMIHFEGRSVLDLTPAEMRQLRREMQIVFQNPYGSLDARQSIGAAITEPMRIHGLGDSEAERQARATSLLERVGLEADALRRMPHEFSGGQRQRICIARTLACEPKFIICDESVSALDVSVQAQVLNLLKDLQQDFNLTYIFISHDLSVVKFVSDRIMVMNQGHIEEIGPAEAIYNSPQQPYTQQLIAAIPDATIADIQQRQAALSQR; encoded by the coding sequence ATGCCTTTTCCCATCCTTGATGTTCGCAACCTCTCTGTGACGTTTCCGACCAAATCGGGGCCGGTGCGAGCGGTTAAAGCGGTGTCATTTGCGCTCGCGTCTGGGGAGACATTAGGTCTGGTCGGTGAGTCTGGATCCGGCAAGTCTGTAACGTCGCTAGCCCTCATTGGGCTGCTGGGGCAGGGGGTTGAGTTGTCGGGTGAAATTTGGTTTCGCGATCCGAATCACCCTGATGCCGACCCGGTTGATTTGCTCACGCTATCACGGGAAGCGCGGCGGCAGTATCGGGGCAAGCTAATTTCCATGATTTTTCAGGAACCGCTGACCTCGCTTAACCCGGTGTATACCTGTGGCGATCAGCTGGTGGAAGCCCTGCGACTGCATCAGGAGTTGACTGCCAAAGCCGCGAGAGCTAAGGCCATAGAACTCTTTGAGGAAGTTAAGCTGCCTCATCCCCAGGAGATTTTAGGCCGCTATCCTCATCAGCTCTCTGGCGGCCAGCAGCAGCGGGTCATGATCGCGATCGCCCTGGCCGGTAACCCAGCGGTGCTCATTGCCGATGAACCCACCACTGCGCTGGATGTCACCATTCAGGCCACTATCCTAGATCTGCTGCGAGACTTGCAGGTGGCGCGGGGCACTGCCACCGTCTTCATTACCCATGATATGGGCGTCGTCTCAGAAATTGCCGATCGCGTCGCAGTCATGTATAAGGGCGACCTGGTTGAAATTGCCCCCGTCTATGACCTCTTTGCCAACCCGCAACATCCATACACCCAGGGGTTGTTGAACTGTCGGCCCCGACCCCAACAGCAGCTGCGACGGCTCCCCACCGTGAGTGACTTTATGGAAACGCGCTCGGCTGAAAATGGTCAGGCTGTGCAGGTAGTGGCCAAGGTGCGGACAGCGGCGGAAAAAGCAGAACTGCTGGCCGAGGTCAGCCCCCAGGAAATTGAGCAGCATCGCCAGGGGTTGTTGCAACACCCTCCCTTGCTACAGGTGCAAAACTTGATTAAGGCGTTTCCCATGCGGCAGGGCTTTTTTGGGGCCAGAACTGAACTGCGAGCAGTCGATACCGTCAGTTTTGATGTCTATCCAGGTGAGACGCTGGGGCTAGTTGGCGAGTCGGGCTGTGGTAAGTCAACCCTCAGTCGCTGTTTGCTACGTCTGATTGAGCCCACCTCAGGCATGATTCACTTTGAGGGGCGCTCAGTACTCGATCTGACCCCAGCGGAGATGCGTCAGCTACGACGAGAAATGCAGATTGTGTTTCAAAATCCCTATGGCTCCCTTGACGCCCGCCAGAGCATTGGCGCAGCCATTACTGAACCCATGCGCATCCACGGTCTCGGTGACAGTGAGGCAGAGCGCCAGGCCCGTGCCACCAGTTTACTGGAGCGGGTAGGGTTAGAGGCCGATGCCCTCAGACGCATGCCCCATGAATTTTCAGGGGGGCAACGCCAGCGCATTTGTATTGCGCGTACCCTGGCCTGCGAACCGAAATTTATTATTTGCGATGAGTCGGTGTCAGCGCTGGATGTCTCTGTGCAGGCCCAGGTGCTGAACTTGCTGAAAGACCTGCAGCAGGACTTTAATCTCACCTACATTTTTATCTCCCACGATCTCAGCGTCGTTAAGTTTGTCAGCGATCGCATCATGGTGATGAACCAGGGGCACATCGAAGAAATTGGCCCAGCGGAAGCCATCTACAATTCACCGCAACAGCCTTACACTCAACAGCTCATCGCGGCGATCCCAGATGCCACAATTGCCGATATTCAACAGCGGCAAGCGGCTCTTAGCCAGCGCTAG
- a CDS encoding ABC transporter permease, translated as MGRYILRRLFQLVPVLLGISLLVFAFLHLIPGDPAVTLLGDRATPDQVAALRERMGLNEPLPLQYLSFLGNLLTFNLGTSIFTGVPIWDEIKLRWPATFELSVVAMVIALVLGIPAGVIAAVRKNSLVDNLTMSGSLLGVSMPVYWLGLLLVYLFAVNLQWLPPSGRIGVDVGYTFEPITGFFIFDALIQGNFQALQNILSHLVLPAVTLSTIPLAILARITRSAMLEVLSQDYIRTARAKGLLEFWVIGKHALKNAMLPVVTIVGLEFGTLLGGAILTETIFSWPGIGKWIYEGILQRDYPVVQGGVVFVAFVFVLVNLIVDISYALLDPRIQYK; from the coding sequence GTGGGCAGATACATTCTTAGACGTTTGTTTCAGCTAGTCCCCGTTTTGCTGGGTATTTCACTCCTTGTGTTTGCCTTTTTACACCTGATTCCGGGGGATCCGGCGGTAACGCTGCTGGGAGATCGCGCCACCCCCGATCAGGTAGCAGCATTGCGGGAGCGGATGGGCCTCAATGAGCCCTTGCCGCTGCAGTATCTCTCTTTTCTGGGGAATCTGCTGACGTTTAACTTAGGCACCAGCATTTTTACCGGTGTCCCGATCTGGGATGAGATTAAGCTGCGCTGGCCGGCAACCTTTGAACTCTCAGTGGTAGCAATGGTGATTGCCCTGGTGCTGGGTATCCCAGCAGGGGTCATTGCTGCCGTGCGCAAAAACAGCCTGGTCGACAACCTGACCATGAGCGGCTCCCTTCTGGGGGTATCGATGCCGGTTTACTGGTTAGGGCTGTTGCTGGTTTACCTGTTTGCGGTCAATTTGCAGTGGTTACCGCCCAGTGGGCGCATTGGGGTCGATGTGGGCTACACTTTTGAGCCCATTACTGGCTTTTTTATTTTTGATGCGCTCATTCAGGGGAACTTTCAGGCTCTGCAAAATATTCTGTCTCACTTGGTTCTACCAGCGGTGACGCTGAGTACGATTCCGCTGGCAATTTTGGCACGAATTACCCGCAGCGCCATGCTAGAGGTGCTTTCGCAAGACTACATTCGTACTGCCCGGGCAAAAGGACTGCTGGAATTTTGGGTAATCGGCAAACACGCACTCAAAAATGCCATGTTGCCGGTAGTGACAATTGTGGGGCTAGAGTTTGGCACACTGTTGGGCGGTGCGATTCTCACAGAAACGATTTTCTCCTGGCCAGGTATTGGCAAATGGATCTATGAGGGAATCTTGCAGCGCGATTATCCAGTGGTGCAGGGGGGTGTCGTGTTTGTGGCGTTTGTGTTTGTACTGGTCAATCTGATTGTCGATATTTCCTACGCACTGTTAGATCCCAGGATTCAATACAAATAA